GGCTTAGCGAGAGCAGGCGAGCTCGTCCGCTACTTCACTGCTCTCTACAATCATCCCTCTTGAGTTAGAAGATTGTGTGCTTACGATATTTCCCATTGGGCAAAAGGTGGAAATATTTTGTATTATTGTCCACTTCATGAATATGTTTTACTTTAGCATGTTGGAACCATTTAGTTTCTTCCACATGCATAAGGAAATTAGTTTTGCCAGCCTCACTCTTTGAAGCCCATTTGTCTGTCATCAGGGGAACTTGCTCAACTTTAATATCGAGCTCATCAATAAACGGAAGTATTCTTTTTTATATGCTCCACTCACATTTCTTCCCCATCCTCACCCGAATTAGCTCTCTGATTGCATCTCTTGCGCACCTGGTTACAAGCGTGCAAGGGCGATGAGCATTGAGTGGGAGCCTAACCGCAACACACTTGGTGATCCTAGATGGAATCAAGCGACATTGCTCTACTTTATTTTCTTCCTTtctgtattttttttgttttcttttgctgtaAGTTGAACCATTTTTCAGCGTTAGAACCATTCCTACTATCATCGGAAAATATAGTTCGCCTTTTTTAGAGAAAAATGCAGTTCCCTACAGGGTTTGAAACAATCAGAAATGGCGAAGCAATGTAAAGTAAGCTAGCATCGGGCCGGTTGAAGAGATGTGGGCCTTCTTTGGGTATCTGTGTATCGCACAGACCTAACCAAGCTAGCGAATGTACTCGGCCGACCTATTTTGTAGGTTGTGCTACCTGGTTTATGGAACATTTATTTTTTacttttacttttactttttttAATTCCCTCTCCCctttctaaaataaaaataaaaaagtttGACAAATTCAGAACTGTTCAGTATTTTAAAAAATATATTGGGGTTGAGTTTTCTTACAATTTCAAAATATGTTGTTGAAATGTacaaatatgttcacaaatttcgAAAAACATTCCCAACTTTTCAAAAATGGTTCTACATTTCTAAAAAATGATCATTTTTAggaatgaaaataataataattttcCCCTAAAAACTAAATTAAAACCCAAAAACTAGAGTGAAAAATGAAGAAACCAGAGCTGGCCCTTGCTCGCTATGGTGTGTTGCTACATGAGCGGACCCACATGAGCGATTGGCCATGTACTTGAAGCTCTTTTTTGGGCCGTACGAGGGCAATTCCTATTTGACACGCGCGAGCGTCAAGCCGTCGCGCCTTGGGCACGACTATTTGTCGTGTTACGCGAGCCACCAGCGTTCCCTCGCTGAAGGAATCGCCCGACTAGGCCGCAAACAGCAGGCCCAGCCGCGCGGGAGCCACatcctttttttctttctattttctgttctcattttttgttatttttgtacttttcttgatactttcatattctacatatatatatttatatattacTAAAAAACTCTTTAAAAACACATGTCAATTTTTTTTAATAAgaattaaaaaaattgaaaaagaatttgaaaaatattgaacaagtatttgaaaaaatattgaataaatattaaaaatattgagcaagtatttgaatttttttgaataggtattaaaaaatgttgaacgagtatatGAAGATGTTGCACAAGTATTTACAAAATGTTGAACAATAATTTGAAAAATGATCAACAACtatttgaaaatgttgataagtattaaaaatgttgaaaaattatttgaaaaatgttgaataggtaTTAAAAATATCGCATGAGTATTTtaaaatattgaataagtattaaaaatattgaacaagtattccagttttttttctgaaaaactatgaaaatgttgaacaagtatttgaaatatgTTGAAAAAGCATTCGGACAATGTTGGATGTGTATACAAAAAAATGTTGATCGCTTGTTACAAAAAAAAATGACATGtacgaaaatgtagagtgaaaacaaATACAAACATAAGAAAGCAACAAGAAAAATTAAAattaagaagaaaaaagaaaaccaaaaaaaggagaaaaaggaaACGAACAAGAATGAAACAAATCCGATCTGAGAAAAAGAATGCAAAAGTGGAGAAGAAAAAACAAATGAaacaaacaaaaagaaaataaaatgttaAATAAGTTTTAAAGAgtgttgaacgagtatttgaaaagtgttgaacaagtatttgaaaaatgtcgaATAAGCGTTCGGACAatgaaaaaatgaagaaaaacggagaagacaaaaaaatgaagaaacaaaagcaaaaaaatgaaaaaagaaccgagaagaaaaaaaacagaaatagaGAGGAGAAAACCGGCATGTTGTGTTTCAATTGGGTCTTGCCGTAACCATTATCATAATCtcctggcgtggcgcggtggctagTTAGTTGCGTTTGTTCGTGCGCGACTAGGCTTCGATCCTGGTACATCTTTTTTCCCGTGCGTCGCGCCTTTGTTGTTAGTTTTTCTTCATTATTTTTCTCATTTATTTTTTATCCTTGTTTTTCTCTTCTTCTctacattttttctttttcttttttgttttcaatAAGTTCAAAATGtccaaaatgttcagaaatttcAAAATTGTTTGACTTTGCAAAAACCTTTGGATATCAAAATTTTGTTcacgttttcaaattttgttcgtgtTTAAGAAAAAGTACGGAATTCCATTTTTGTTCACAATATTGAAGGAAAATGTTCACCGTACATTGAAAAAAATGTTCActgtgtataaaaaaatgttcatcatgtatagaaATTTTCTTCAACAtgcattttaaaaaaaatcatcatatatttttgtaaaaatgttcagtgtgtatttaaATAAAATTCATGGTATACTAAGAAAATGTTAAGTATGTATTTTAACTACACTTTTTTAAAATTATCCACATTTGAAAAATATCACATTTTCATTTTTTTAAGTTTTCAAAAAGAATATTCTAATTTTTTTATGATTTCCAAACATTGTTCGCATTAAAAAAAATTGTTCACATGTTTCCAAGAAATGTTGAAAAGGTTGAAACCCCCGGATCTCCCACTTTTAGTTGTTACTTTAAGCATAGCGTTGAATTTGAGCCGTGCTTAGTTCCTAGGTCGGCTGGCTAGCGTCGCTAGTAAGCATCGCGAGGTTGggagcaattttatttttttttTCGTTTCGCTCGGCGCCTGCGAATTGGGCCGGTTCATTTGCGCACCACCTTTAGCAAAAGTTGCCCATTTCACGAGCGTCGAGCATGAGCCCTCCCGTACGAGGGCTTAATAGGCACATTGCAGCTTTCGTTTCAACCTAGATATTTTGCTATCAGCAGGCCCACAACTAAGTTTTCTTTATNNNNNNNNNNNNNNNNNNNNNNNNNNNNNNNNNNNNNNNNNNNNNNNNNNNNNNNNNNNNNNNNNNNNNNNNNNNNNNNNNNNNNNNNNNNNNNNNNNNNNNNNNNNNNNNNNNNNNNNNNNNNNNNNNNNNNNNNNNNNNNNNNNNNNNNNNNNNNNNNNNNNNNNNNNNNNNNNNNNNNNNNNNNNNNNNNNNNNNNNNNNNNNNNNNNNNNNNNNNNNNNNNNNNNNNNNNNNNNNNNNNNNNNNNNNNNNNNNNNNNNNNNNNNNNNNNNNNNNNNNNNNNNNNNNNNNNNNNNNNNNNNNNNNNNNNNNNNNNNNNNNNNNNNNNNNNNNNNNNNNNNNNNNNNNNNNNNNNNNNNNNNNNNNNNNNNNNNNNNNNNNNNNNNNNNNNNNNNNNNNNNNNNNNNNNNNNNNNNNNNNNNNNNNNNNNNNNNNNNNNNNNNNNNNNNNNNNNNNNNNNNNNNNNNNNNNNNNNNNNNNNNNNNNNNNNNNNNNNNNNNNNNNNNNNNNNNNNNNNNNNNNNNNNNNNNNNNNNNNNNNNNNNNNNNNNNNNNNNNNNNNNNNNNNNNNNNNNNNNNNNNNNNNNNNNNNNNNNNNNNNNNNNNNNNNNNNNNNNNNNNNNNNNNNNNNNNNNNNNNNNNNNTATTTCAACCaacttactccctccgtaaagaattataagagcatttagatcactaatctaaatgtaatctaaacactcttatatttctttacagagggactaTTCTTTTGCGAAGGTCAGTTAGCTCTTAAGAGGCCGCAGTGCGGAATTATTGAAATCAAAAGAAGAGACTAGTTTGTTCTATGTACCACCAACAGaccaagttatattacagtagctgctaaatccaacaaaggaacgtAACAGCTATGAAACAAGTGACAACATGAAGGGAAGAACCAGCTGTTACTCCCATCTGACCGACTAGCTATATATAGCTAAACTTACACACAAAAAATGCCTATAAACTGAAAAAAAAAACTAACTACAAAATTGAAAGGGTTTACACACAGATGCGACGATCGATCCTAAGCTCGACCCTCCATGCACGTGCCTCCATTCTTAATTCCTATCCCTGTGTGTGCCCTCACTGCCTAGATGCTCTGTGGCCATCTAGTCCGTCTACGcctggaatcaaggagaaacaagCTTACTCAGACCACAGCACACCACGAGACGAGCAAGCAGCCAGGCACATGGTACATCAGAGTGCGTGTGTACCTTTTATCTGTTGTGGATGGGATTCCAGACCGAGCGCGGTATCTTCCGGCGCCCCAGGATCGCGCCGGCGTTCCTGAAGGGCTTCTTCGCGCCGTCCACCCGCATCCGCTGCTCCGACTTGTGCGTCGACGGCGGCGTCACCAGCAGCCGCCGGGCCGGCCGGTACTGTCCAGTCCCGTCGACGCCGGCCAGCACCAACGACGATGAGCTCAGGAACAGAagcggcagcagcaacagcagaagTGGTAGCCTCACCGGACGACATAAcctgctggaagaagaactcatctTACTTGGGGGTCGGGCCTCTGCTCTGCTCTGGTGCTGTGGTATGTTCTTCTGGGGCAGTGTGCAacgaggaaggaaggaaggaaaggtAGTGGGTGAGGTGTGGCAGGGGTAGAGAATATGGATGGGAGCAAGGATCGAGGAGAGGTGGTGGTGGGAGTTAACGTGGGCTTTGCGTGGGTTTTATTTCCGGTGGCAGGTTACTCAGTGTGATCGCTTAGCATACGAATGGCTACGAGACCAACTAGCTAGCGGCGGTCTGCGGGTCGGATCCTCGGTTCAGATAGTATCTGACAGCGTAAACATTCATTCAGAACGCTAACGGGCCCCCGGAACGGGTGCTGCTGACACTGTGCGATCCCAACCCGATACACAGGGGTGTGCTAATCTACTTAATGAATGGATGGATCAAGCCGGTGGGATCGGCTGGATCATGTGCTAACCAGTTATCTAATCCGCCTCCCACCGGGAGAAGTCAGGCCGGGGTGTGTGTGATCGCTGTCATGTGCGTGCCGCGCCTTTGACTGTACCGCAAAACCCTTTTCTGCCTTGGACCAAGAGGGGCAATCGCAGCGTGTAGTGGTTGGTTCCATGCAGGGAATGCATTTCTTAAGCTCGCAATCATGTGTGTCTTGCCGGGATCACGTGACGCCCGGAAATTAAACATGGCCGATCGATGCTTTCACCGGCCGAATCGAGTGTGGTCAAAATATGTGTTTCTGCATGCGGCTTCACCTTCCACACGCGCAGGAACATGGTGATTGATGTTCTCCACTTTGTTAAGTGCCGCCGtgatatgaagaagaagaagaagaagaagaagaagaagaagaagaagaagaactgtgGTTAATCAGCCACGATGACAGTTGCAGACTTGCAGTAGTCCGCACCTTCATGGTCAGGAGTGTCAAGTGTGCCATGCACCTTGATGGTAAACGGGCTGGAAAACATGAGATCCGATCAGGGATCGACTGAAGTTGGTTAACTGAAGTGTAGAGGGAGAGAGAGCCATATTCTATCATTCCTCGATCGGGTGCAACAGGCAAGCGGTTCAAAAACCAACCCTGTATGTAGTAGTATGAAACACTGACGAACCAGATTCAGTGGAGCGCAGTGTGTCTGTCAGAATGTCAGTGCGCTTGCATTGGGATCGGAGCCGGCCGGTCTCAGGCAGCGGATCCTAGGAAGGATGGCACGCTCTTGGTGGATGCGCTTAACAACTACAGTACTTTACTCGATTACTCCTTTTCTCGAAAGCTTAGTGTGTTCTTAATCTGAGTAACTGACGGTAATGTTGGACTCTGCTTCTGTTCTGCAGCGACAGCAACAGCAGCTTTGACGTCCTCTGCCTGGGCTCTGGCCAGGCCAGTCAGTAACTACTGCGCTTGTCAGTCTGTAACTAGTGTACTTCACCACTGGTACCTCTGCTGGAGCTGCACAGTCTTAACGGTGTGGATCAGTCTGACTGACGGCACCTGTATGTATCTGGGAGAGCGATCGCACGACGAAACGGAACGGCCAAAAAGCATAGCGATCCACGACCGGGCTAGCGTAGCGACTAAATCGTCGATCCACACAGCTGTTGGCGCCGTGCACGCGCGATAAAATAATCCGAATCCGGGACAGCGATGGGCGGAGCCACCACCTCGGCGGTCGCCCGTGGCCGTGGGCGCGTGCGAGCAACGTGAAGCTTTTCGTACGGCGCCGTGCCATCGCCAGTGACTTCGCCACGCGCCCCCCGAGCATGGGACACGCACCCGCACGGCTCCATCGGCGCAAAAGTTGATCGACTTTCCAGTAAGTTGAGGTGTGGCAAATTCGTTCCTCTCCTGGCCCGTTCATACTGCATGAAGATAGGGCTTGGGCGTGGGCGCTCAAAATTAGTTTTCTTCATCCTTTTGCCCTGTGGCATTGGTTGGTACATTTTTCAAAATTTGGCTTATGGCTGGGCTTACGCGTCCGTCTGTGGAATGGGACCAGTCAACGGACACGGATGCGGGAGTCGGCCATCCAAACATATCCTCATACATATCCTCATGCAATTGGAACCAGATTTCAAACGAGACAAATTCGCGTTGGGTTTCATGTT
This portion of the Triticum dicoccoides isolate Atlit2015 ecotype Zavitan chromosome 7A, WEW_v2.0, whole genome shotgun sequence genome encodes:
- the LOC119327587 gene encoding uncharacterized protein LOC119327587, which codes for MSSGEATTSAVAAAASVPELIVVGAGRRRRDWTVPAGPAAAGDAAVDAQVGAADAGGRREEALQERRRDPGAPEDTALGLESHPQQIKGVDGLDGHRASRQ